In a single window of the Cupriavidus basilensis genome:
- a CDS encoding arylamine N-acetyltransferase family protein: MTHLDDTRLQAYLSRIGHPLPRQPDLATLDSLIAAQLARIPFENVDVLLQRPIRIGLDAVFDKLVTNARGGYCFEQNTLLAAALRALGYVVTPLAARVRWNVPEDVPTMQSHMLLRVEAAHRSYIVDVGFGGPTPYRAMALPQAEQADPSFPYRLSCVEATGAVFHVYDLEVKTASAWLKLYQFDLSPQQAIDFEPRNWYTSTHPDSLFRNALTLARSQGDTRLTLINGDFAVRAADGSVQRQQLETPAAVVQALGDRFGLALDLASEAQLAQRLPALIEARGNR; encoded by the coding sequence ATGACCCATCTAGACGACACCCGCCTGCAAGCCTATCTCAGCCGCATCGGCCACCCGCTGCCGCGCCAGCCGGACCTCGCCACGCTAGACAGCCTGATCGCGGCACAACTGGCGCGGATTCCCTTTGAAAACGTCGACGTGTTGCTGCAGCGCCCGATCAGGATCGGCCTGGATGCGGTGTTCGACAAGCTGGTCACCAACGCGCGCGGCGGCTACTGCTTCGAGCAAAACACCTTGCTTGCCGCCGCGCTGCGCGCACTTGGCTACGTAGTCACGCCGCTGGCTGCGCGGGTGCGCTGGAACGTGCCGGAAGACGTGCCCACCATGCAATCGCACATGCTGCTGCGCGTGGAGGCCGCGCATCGGAGCTATATCGTGGACGTGGGCTTTGGCGGCCCTACCCCGTACCGCGCCATGGCGCTGCCGCAGGCGGAGCAAGCCGACCCCTCGTTCCCGTACCGCCTGTCGTGCGTGGAGGCGACAGGTGCGGTCTTTCACGTGTACGACCTGGAAGTCAAGACCGCGAGCGCATGGCTCAAGCTCTACCAGTTCGATCTTTCGCCGCAGCAGGCCATCGATTTCGAGCCGCGCAACTGGTACACCTCCACCCATCCCGACAGCCTGTTCCGCAACGCCCTGACCCTGGCGCGCTCGCAAGGCGACACCCGGCTGACGCTGATCAACGGCGACTTTGCCGTGCGCGCGGCCGATGGCAGCGTGCAGCGCCAGCAACTGGAGACGCCGGCTGCCGTTGTCCAAGCGCTGGGGGATCGCTTCGGGCTGGCGCTGGATCTTGCCAGCGAGGCGCAACTAGCGCAGCGATTGCCCGCGCTGATCGAGGCGCGCGGCAACAGATAG
- a CDS encoding TraB/GumN family protein yields the protein MLWQIKDTEVYLLGAIHVLDAPLPALVPAAERAYRASARVVFEVALDQAPDFAPAYFPQGDSLSRHLQPATLAQVRALWLDFGLPGPELERLRPVFAAMHLQFAVAARHGFLAQHGVDRFLWARAAVDGRATDALEDGTEALRMLQRVPLAEQVSMLAFFAEQPELAAAEPADMVRWWRQGQAGPFGALLAQRRAQWPHALAVLVDARNQQWMPKIQALVADRVPTLIVAGALHMVGDAGLPALLGAAGLELLPEPW from the coding sequence ATGCTTTGGCAAATCAAGGATACCGAGGTCTACCTGCTGGGGGCGATCCACGTGCTGGATGCGCCCTTGCCGGCACTGGTGCCGGCCGCGGAGCGCGCCTACCGCGCTTCGGCGCGGGTGGTCTTCGAGGTGGCGCTGGACCAGGCGCCGGACTTCGCGCCGGCGTATTTCCCGCAAGGCGATAGTCTCAGCCGCCATCTGCAGCCGGCCACGCTTGCGCAGGTGCGGGCGCTCTGGCTGGATTTCGGCCTGCCCGGCCCGGAACTGGAGCGGCTGCGCCCCGTGTTCGCCGCGATGCATCTGCAGTTCGCGGTGGCCGCCAGGCACGGCTTCCTGGCGCAGCATGGTGTCGATCGGTTCTTGTGGGCGCGCGCCGCTGTCGATGGACGGGCAACGGATGCGCTGGAGGACGGCACCGAGGCGCTGCGGATGTTGCAGCGCGTGCCGCTGGCCGAGCAGGTATCGATGCTGGCATTCTTTGCCGAGCAGCCGGAACTGGCAGCAGCGGAGCCGGCGGATATGGTGCGCTGGTGGCGGCAAGGGCAGGCCGGGCCGTTTGGCGCGCTGCTGGCGCAGCGCCGCGCGCAATGGCCGCACGCGCTGGCGGTCCTGGTCGACGCACGCAACCAGCAGTGGATGCCGAAAATCCAGGCGCTGGTCGCGGATCGCGTGCCAACCCTGATCGTGGCCGGCGCCCTGCACATGGTGGGCGACGCGGGGCTGCCGGCGCTGCTTGGGGCGGCTGGGCTCGAACTGCTGCCCGAACCCTGGTGA
- a CDS encoding SDR family oxidoreductase — MSLFDLTGKVAVVTGSSRGIGRAIAEQMAVQGAKVVISSRKAEACQEVVDAINAKHGAGTAIAVPANISSKEDLQRLVDQTNSTFGKIDVLVCNAASNPYYGPMSGVTDEQFRKVLDNNVISNHWLIQMVAPQMLERKDGSIIIVSSIGGLRGSPTIGVYNVSKAADFQLARNLAVEFGPSNVRVNCIAPGLIRTDFAKALWEDPERYKLSTQGAPLRRIGEPVEIAGAAVFLASAASTFMTGQAMVVDGGVTI, encoded by the coding sequence ATGTCATTGTTCGACCTGACCGGCAAGGTTGCCGTCGTCACCGGCTCTTCACGCGGCATCGGCCGCGCCATCGCTGAGCAGATGGCGGTGCAAGGAGCCAAAGTGGTGATTTCCTCGCGCAAGGCCGAGGCCTGCCAGGAAGTCGTCGATGCCATCAATGCCAAGCATGGCGCCGGCACCGCGATTGCCGTGCCCGCAAATATCTCCTCCAAGGAAGACCTGCAGCGCCTGGTCGACCAGACCAACAGCACGTTCGGCAAGATCGACGTACTGGTTTGCAACGCAGCGTCCAACCCCTACTACGGCCCGATGAGCGGCGTGACCGACGAACAGTTCCGCAAGGTGCTGGACAACAACGTCATCTCCAACCACTGGCTGATCCAGATGGTGGCCCCGCAGATGCTGGAGCGCAAGGACGGTTCGATCATCATCGTGTCTTCCATCGGCGGCCTGCGCGGCTCGCCCACCATTGGCGTGTACAACGTGTCGAAGGCGGCCGACTTCCAGCTGGCGCGCAACCTGGCGGTGGAGTTCGGCCCGAGCAACGTGCGCGTGAACTGCATCGCCCCCGGGCTGATCCGCACCGATTTCGCCAAGGCGCTCTGGGAGGATCCGGAGCGCTACAAGCTGTCGACGCAAGGCGCGCCCCTGCGCCGCATCGGCGAGCCGGTGGAGATTGCCGGCGCCGCGGTGTTCCTGGCGTCCGCGGCCAGCACCTTCATGACCGGCCAGGCCATGGTGGTGGACGGCGGCGTCACGATCTGA
- a CDS encoding class I adenylate-forming enzyme family protein, with translation MSNNPQSATTWPAISLAEAHARLTAPGAPFETETRVIRGITTVVWKNAPPTLRDLFLQARTLGDKTFVVYEDERVSYDAFARAALTIAHALIRDGVTKGDRVALAMRNLPEWPAVFYGALLTGAIVTPLNAWWTGAELEYGLADSGSKIAIVDDERLGRIIEHLPGCPALEKIYVSRADAPASDTRISRLESLIGTPDQWASLPELPVPDVAIDADDDATIFYTSGTTGKPKGALGTHRNATNVAVAAGFSPMRNCLRRGEAIPAPDPAAPQKGMLLSVPFFHVTGCMAVLNGALASGTKIVLMRRWDAVRAMGLIERERCTAAGGVPTIAWQIIEHPERERFDLSSLENVNYGGAPASAELVRRIKEVFPHSAPGIGWGMTETSATFTSHSAEEYVARPESGGPALPIGEMKVVDGRGRSLPTGETGELMVRGANVVRGYWNKPEATAQTFIDGWLKTGDIARLDEEGFVYIVDRMKDMLIRGGENIYSIEVESALYDHPAIMDAALVGIPHRTLGEEPAAVVSLKPGAQATEAELQAFVGERLAAFKVPVRIVFCPDMLPRNANGKILKSTLRKMFEA, from the coding sequence ATGTCGAACAACCCGCAATCCGCTACGACCTGGCCAGCAATCAGCCTGGCCGAGGCCCACGCCCGCCTTACCGCACCCGGCGCCCCGTTCGAAACCGAAACGCGCGTGATCCGGGGCATCACCACCGTCGTCTGGAAAAACGCGCCGCCTACGCTGCGCGACCTGTTCCTGCAAGCCCGCACGTTGGGCGACAAGACCTTCGTCGTCTATGAGGACGAGCGTGTCTCGTACGATGCGTTCGCCCGCGCCGCGCTCACCATCGCGCATGCGCTGATCCGAGATGGCGTGACCAAGGGCGACCGCGTGGCGCTGGCCATGCGCAACCTGCCGGAATGGCCGGCCGTCTTCTACGGCGCCTTGCTGACAGGCGCCATTGTCACGCCGCTCAACGCCTGGTGGACCGGGGCGGAACTGGAGTACGGCCTGGCCGACTCCGGCAGCAAGATCGCCATCGTTGACGATGAACGGCTGGGCCGCATCATCGAGCACCTGCCAGGCTGCCCCGCGCTGGAGAAAATCTACGTCAGCCGCGCCGATGCGCCAGCCAGCGACACGCGCATCAGCCGGCTGGAGAGCCTGATCGGCACGCCGGACCAATGGGCATCGCTGCCCGAACTGCCGGTACCCGATGTGGCCATCGACGCCGACGACGACGCCACCATCTTCTATACGTCAGGTACCACCGGCAAGCCCAAGGGCGCGCTCGGCACCCACCGCAACGCCACCAATGTGGCCGTGGCCGCCGGGTTCAGCCCGATGCGCAATTGCCTGCGCCGCGGCGAAGCGATTCCTGCGCCCGATCCGGCCGCACCGCAAAAAGGCATGCTGCTGTCGGTGCCGTTCTTCCACGTTACCGGTTGCATGGCGGTGCTCAACGGCGCGCTGGCCAGCGGCACCAAGATCGTGTTGATGCGGCGCTGGGATGCCGTGCGTGCCATGGGCCTGATCGAGCGCGAGCGTTGCACGGCGGCCGGCGGCGTGCCCACCATCGCCTGGCAGATCATCGAGCACCCGGAGCGCGAGCGCTTCGACCTGTCGTCGCTGGAAAACGTCAACTACGGTGGCGCCCCCGCTTCGGCCGAACTGGTGCGCCGCATCAAGGAAGTGTTCCCGCATTCGGCCCCCGGCATTGGCTGGGGCATGACCGAGACCTCGGCCACCTTCACCAGCCACAGTGCAGAGGAGTATGTGGCGCGCCCCGAAAGCGGCGGCCCGGCCTTGCCCATCGGCGAGATGAAAGTGGTGGATGGGCGTGGACGCAGCTTGCCCACCGGCGAGACCGGCGAACTCATGGTGCGCGGCGCCAATGTGGTACGCGGCTACTGGAACAAGCCAGAAGCCACCGCGCAGACATTCATCGACGGCTGGCTCAAGACCGGCGACATCGCGCGGCTGGACGAGGAGGGCTTTGTCTATATCGTCGACCGCATGAAGGACATGCTGATCCGCGGCGGCGAAAACATCTACAGCATCGAGGTGGAAAGCGCGCTGTACGATCACCCCGCCATCATGGATGCGGCACTGGTCGGCATCCCCCACCGCACGCTGGGCGAAGAGCCCGCGGCCGTGGTCAGCCTGAAGCCCGGCGCACAAGCCACCGAGGCGGAGTTGCAGGCGTTCGTGGGCGAGCGGCTGGCGGCCTTCAAGGTGCCGGTGCGGATCGTGTTCTGTCCCGACATGCTGCCGCGCAATGCCAACGGCAAGATCCTGAAGTCGACACTGCGCAAGATGTTCGAAGCCTGA